In Asanoa sp. WMMD1127, one genomic interval encodes:
- a CDS encoding sigma-70 family RNA polymerase sigma factor, with product MVVGTEDLLRELAPQVLGALVRRYGHFDTAEDAVQEGLLAAATQWPADGVPDDPRAWLIRVASRRLIDQLRSDESRRLREENEFVRDPAATRVAPPADERESGDDSLVLLFLCCHPAIAVPAQVALTLRAVGGLTTGEIASAFLVPEPTMGQRISRAKQKIKSSGVGFEMPPPESRGARLDAVLQVLYLIFNEGYTSSSGPRLARVELSAEAIRLARMLHRLLPDDGEAAGLLALMLLTDARRPARTGADGELIPLDEQDRSRWDQAAIAEGVALVSGALARTRPGAYQLQAAIAAVHDEAPTAADTDWAQVLALYELLEKVSDSPMVTLNKAVAVAMVQGPRAGLDLLATLDGDDRVARHHRLAAVRAHLLELAGDAPGAAAAYQVAADRTLSEPEQRYLRSRAHRLAATTP from the coding sequence CTGGTCGTGGGCACGGAAGACCTGCTCAGAGAGCTGGCGCCGCAGGTGCTGGGCGCGCTGGTGCGCCGCTACGGCCATTTCGACACGGCCGAGGACGCGGTGCAGGAGGGGCTGCTCGCGGCGGCCACCCAATGGCCGGCCGACGGCGTGCCCGACGACCCGCGGGCCTGGCTGATCCGGGTCGCCTCGCGGCGGCTGATCGACCAGCTGCGCAGCGACGAGTCGCGCCGGCTCCGCGAGGAGAACGAGTTCGTCCGGGACCCGGCGGCCACCCGGGTCGCCCCGCCGGCCGACGAGCGGGAGAGCGGCGACGACTCGCTCGTGCTGCTGTTCCTCTGCTGCCACCCCGCGATCGCGGTGCCCGCCCAGGTGGCGCTCACGCTGCGGGCGGTCGGCGGCCTGACCACCGGCGAGATCGCCAGCGCGTTCCTGGTGCCCGAGCCGACCATGGGCCAGCGGATCAGCCGGGCCAAGCAGAAGATCAAGTCGTCGGGTGTCGGCTTCGAGATGCCGCCGCCCGAGTCCCGCGGGGCCCGCCTCGACGCCGTGCTCCAGGTGCTCTATTTGATCTTCAACGAGGGCTACACGAGCTCGTCCGGGCCGCGGTTGGCCCGCGTCGAACTGTCGGCCGAGGCCATCCGGCTCGCCCGCATGCTGCACCGGCTGCTGCCCGACGACGGCGAGGCGGCCGGCCTGCTGGCGCTGATGCTGCTCACCGACGCCCGCCGGCCGGCCCGCACGGGCGCCGACGGCGAGCTCATCCCGCTCGACGAGCAGGACCGGTCGCGCTGGGACCAGGCCGCGATCGCCGAGGGCGTCGCCCTGGTGTCCGGCGCGCTGGCCCGCACGCGGCCCGGCGCCTACCAGCTCCAGGCCGCGATCGCCGCCGTGCACGACGAGGCACCGACCGCCGCCGACACCGACTGGGCCCAGGTGCTGGCCCTCTACGAGCTGCTGGAGAAGGTCTCCGACAGCCCGATGGTGACGCTCAACAAGGCCGTGGCGGTGGCCATGGTGCAGGGGCCGCGGGCCGGGCTCGACCTGCTGGCCACGCTCGACGGCGACGACCGTGTGGCCCGCCACCACCGGCTCGCCGCGGTCCGCGCCCACCTGCTCGAACTGGCCGGCGACGCGCCGGGCGCCGCGGCCGCCTACCAGGTCGCCGCCGACCGGACGCTCAGCGAGCCCGAGCAGCGCTACCTGCGCTCGCGCGCCCACCGGCTGGCGGCCACGACGCCATGA
- a CDS encoding PrsW family intramembrane metalloprotease: protein MSIQAASPPPTPGTRRVFPSWAAAARWPAVWFFVALSIAGVVILGISFGPAIAGAPAAFVLAVILFAIHGAVFVTIIRAVDWLEPEPRWLFAAAMIWGGFVASANALRANTALESILVKVTSLGFVRDWAAAIEGPTDEEILKTLGIVMIVLLARRQINSVLDGVVYGAFVGLGFQEIENITYSLNAVAAAGTDSLGPVLQTFVVRGLLAGLWSHTVYSAIAGAGVAYAVLHRERSWFNRIGVALGALALAWLMHFLWNSPAAASLTDNAGTYGILLVLFIKGLLILGTFLILLHFFRKDEYEGIAGPLESMRNPWIASHNEIAALRGWRSRGRARWNAYVYGGMRAYSRVRRLQRAQADLAVDMRDNGEAGYAARLPELQRARYGVHQLGITDADALHPTTIAGWISFVLAFAVLINPIFLVLPLGFLVFGVARARSTRQRADPRLRTAAILALIFALAYVVSVIARAATLV, encoded by the coding sequence ATGAGCATTCAAGCGGCCAGCCCACCACCGACCCCTGGCACCCGGCGGGTCTTCCCGTCCTGGGCCGCCGCGGCCCGCTGGCCGGCGGTCTGGTTCTTCGTCGCGCTGAGCATCGCCGGCGTCGTCATCCTCGGCATCTCGTTCGGCCCGGCGATCGCCGGGGCGCCGGCCGCGTTCGTGCTCGCGGTGATCCTTTTCGCGATACACGGCGCCGTGTTCGTGACGATCATCCGGGCGGTCGACTGGCTCGAGCCGGAGCCCCGCTGGCTGTTCGCGGCCGCGATGATCTGGGGCGGCTTCGTGGCCAGCGCCAACGCCTTGCGGGCCAACACCGCGCTCGAGTCGATCCTGGTCAAGGTGACGTCGCTGGGCTTCGTGCGCGACTGGGCCGCGGCGATCGAGGGGCCGACCGACGAGGAGATCCTCAAGACGCTCGGCATCGTGATGATCGTGCTGCTGGCCCGCCGGCAGATCAACAGCGTGCTCGACGGCGTGGTCTACGGCGCCTTCGTTGGCCTGGGTTTCCAGGAGATCGAGAACATCACCTACAGCCTCAACGCGGTCGCCGCCGCGGGCACCGACAGCCTCGGCCCGGTGCTGCAGACGTTCGTGGTGCGCGGGCTGCTGGCCGGGCTGTGGAGCCACACCGTCTACAGCGCGATCGCGGGCGCGGGTGTCGCGTACGCCGTGTTGCATCGGGAACGCTCCTGGTTCAACCGCATCGGTGTCGCGCTCGGCGCCCTCGCCCTGGCGTGGCTGATGCATTTCCTGTGGAACTCGCCGGCCGCCGCAAGCTTGACCGACAACGCCGGGACGTACGGCATCCTGCTGGTCCTCTTCATCAAGGGCCTGCTGATCCTCGGCACGTTCCTGATCCTGTTGCACTTCTTCCGCAAGGACGAGTACGAGGGCATCGCCGGCCCGCTGGAGAGCATGCGCAACCCCTGGATCGCCAGCCACAACGAGATCGCCGCGTTGCGGGGCTGGCGCAGCCGGGGCCGGGCCCGGTGGAACGCCTACGTCTACGGCGGGATGCGGGCCTACAGCCGGGTCCGGCGGCTCCAGCGCGCCCAGGCCGACCTCGCCGTCGACATGCGGGACAACGGCGAGGCGGGGTACGCCGCCCGCCTGCCCGAGCTGCAACGCGCCCGCTACGGCGTCCACCAGCTCGGGATCACCGACGCCGACGCGCTGCACCCGACCACCATCGCCGGCTGGATCTCGTTCGTCCTCGCCTTCGCCGTGCTGATCAACCCGATCTTCCTGGTCCTCCCGCTCGGCTTCCTCGTATTCGGCGTCGCCCGGGCCCGCTCCACCCGGCAACGGGCCGACCCGCGCCTGCGTACCGCCGCGATCCTGGCCCTGATCTTTGCCCTGGCCTACGTGGTGAGCGTGATCGCGCGGGCCGCCACGCTCGTGTGA
- a CDS encoding histidine kinase encodes MTRLLAPLVRASTYRRGVHLLLGGVLLLPYVLLGVVFATMLTDDTLPQVAVWVLLLIGAVIAVTPAFLGGTRAVEIVAARVLLGVDLPEPAPGGGDRETTLRGALWFGAHLAFGGVVGVALFTALPMALAYVTQPFGGRIDGLPLAGSSPAAMTAVGVVLLVVLVYAVAGLGSLAAVVAPVLLGPSPAARIASLEARADRLVERARLARELHDSVGHALTVTTLQAAAAQRASHDPEFVRQALVAIEETGRAAMEDLDHVLGLLRAAEHADRRPAPPQRTLADVDRIVADVTGAGLRVSLTRDGPLATVPAAVSREGYRIVQEALTNAVRHAGPVPVTVHIAVADRSLRIDVANPVTRSGAPDPSGRGLAGMRERVDVLGGRMTVGTADGRFTVAVRLPIGGS; translated from the coding sequence GTGACCCGCCTCCTGGCGCCGCTGGTCCGGGCCTCGACCTACCGGCGCGGCGTCCACCTGCTGCTCGGTGGCGTCCTACTCCTGCCTTACGTGCTGCTCGGCGTCGTCTTCGCCACCATGCTCACCGACGACACGCTGCCCCAGGTCGCCGTCTGGGTGCTGTTGCTGATCGGCGCGGTCATCGCGGTGACCCCGGCGTTCCTCGGCGGCACGCGCGCCGTCGAGATCGTCGCGGCCCGCGTGCTGCTCGGCGTCGACCTGCCCGAGCCGGCGCCGGGCGGCGGTGACCGGGAGACGACGCTGCGCGGGGCGCTCTGGTTCGGCGCCCATCTGGCGTTCGGCGGCGTGGTCGGGGTCGCGCTGTTCACGGCCCTGCCGATGGCGCTGGCCTACGTGACTCAGCCGTTCGGCGGTCGCATCGACGGGCTGCCGCTCGCCGGCTCGTCGCCGGCCGCGATGACCGCCGTCGGGGTGGTGCTGCTGGTGGTGCTGGTCTACGCGGTGGCCGGGCTCGGCTCGCTCGCCGCCGTCGTCGCGCCGGTGCTGCTGGGGCCGTCGCCGGCCGCGCGGATCGCGTCGCTGGAGGCCCGGGCGGACCGGCTCGTCGAACGCGCCCGGCTGGCCCGCGAGCTGCACGACTCGGTCGGGCACGCGCTCACGGTCACCACGTTGCAGGCCGCGGCCGCGCAGCGCGCGTCGCACGACCCGGAGTTCGTCCGGCAGGCGCTGGTGGCGATCGAGGAGACCGGCCGGGCCGCGATGGAGGACCTCGACCACGTGCTGGGCCTGCTGCGCGCGGCCGAGCACGCCGATCGCCGGCCGGCGCCGCCGCAGCGTACGCTCGCCGACGTCGACCGGATCGTCGCCGACGTGACCGGAGCCGGGCTGCGCGTCTCGCTCACCCGCGACGGTCCACTCGCGACAGTGCCGGCGGCCGTGTCCCGGGAGGGCTACCGGATCGTGCAGGAAGCGCTGACCAACGCGGTGCGGCACGCGGGACCGGTGCCGGTGACGGTGCACATCGCGGTGGCCGACCGGTCGTTGCGGATCGACGTCGCCAACCCGGTGACCCGCTCCGGCGCGCCTGACCCCTCCGGGCGTGGGCTCGCCGGGATGCGGGAGCGGGTCGACGTGCTGGGCGGGCGGATGACGGTGGGCACCGCTGACGGGCGGTTCACGGTGGCGGTGCGGCTGCCGATTGGAGGATCATGA
- a CDS encoding DUF2470 domain-containing protein: protein MRPTAAEVARTLASGRLEGTAHVRGYPGRVKVRHATPADGHPLLLVSQGTEQATALTTGPMVLSVDDIPPVPCAPSRGRLWLTGEAHRLDKGEARTAADAYAQVSPLGDLLDVGRGPELLRIVPTEVRLANGRRLVEVDPADFLAAAPDPLATDEGRLLHDLNDHHLSQLVDLVERVSGRAAPAECRALRLDRYGLTVGSNGGAGPRLRLGFERPVASVCELTHLIHALLAGGEVAARQGPS, encoded by the coding sequence ATGCGGCCGACGGCGGCAGAGGTGGCGCGCACGCTGGCGAGCGGCCGTCTGGAAGGCACGGCCCACGTCCGCGGCTATCCCGGCCGGGTGAAGGTCCGGCACGCCACGCCGGCGGACGGCCACCCGCTCCTGCTCGTCTCGCAGGGCACCGAGCAAGCGACCGCGCTGACCACCGGCCCGATGGTGCTCAGCGTCGACGACATCCCGCCCGTGCCGTGCGCGCCGAGCCGCGGCCGGCTCTGGCTGACCGGCGAAGCCCACCGGCTCGACAAGGGCGAGGCCCGCACCGCCGCCGACGCGTACGCCCAGGTCAGTCCGCTCGGTGATCTGCTCGACGTCGGTCGCGGCCCGGAGCTGCTCCGCATCGTCCCGACCGAGGTCCGGCTGGCCAACGGCCGCCGCCTGGTCGAGGTCGACCCGGCCGACTTCCTGGCCGCCGCGCCCGACCCGCTCGCCACCGACGAGGGCCGCCTGCTGCACGACCTCAACGACCACCACCTGAGCCAGCTCGTCGACCTGGTCGAACGGGTCAGCGGCCGGGCCGCGCCGGCGGAGTGCCGGGCGCTGCGCCTCGACCGCTACGGACTGACGGTCGGCTCCAACGGCGGCGCCGGTCCCCGGCTGCGGCTCGGCTTCGAGCGCCCGGTCGCCTCCGTCTGCGAGCTGACCCACCTGATCCACGCGCTGCTGGCCGGCGGCGAGGTGGCCGCACGCCAGGGCCCGTCCTAG
- a CDS encoding LLM class flavin-dependent oxidoreductase — translation MKIGIGLPNTVPGTPGATLVAWARRAEEKGFAGLATIDRVAYPNHDSLTALAAAAAVTERIGLYTNILLGSLYPAALLAKTAATVDQVSGGRLTLGLAPGNREDDFEAVERPFSRRGREFDRTLDRIHRIWSGDPAHAPAPVNGGAIPVIIGGGSDAAFRRLVRWGAGGAIGGAPPAQAAEYAARVRGAWQEAGRPGEPRITALAYYSLGADAEEPSRAYLRDYYGFMGDNAEWVAANALRTPEAIREAVDGFAAAGVTELYLDPTVATLDQVDRLAEVVTP, via the coding sequence GTGAAGATCGGCATTGGACTGCCCAACACCGTGCCGGGCACACCCGGCGCCACCCTCGTCGCGTGGGCGCGGCGGGCGGAGGAGAAGGGCTTCGCGGGGCTGGCCACGATCGACCGGGTCGCCTATCCCAACCACGACTCGCTGACCGCGCTGGCGGCAGCGGCGGCCGTGACCGAGCGGATCGGGCTCTACACCAACATCCTGCTGGGCTCGCTCTATCCGGCGGCGCTGCTGGCCAAGACCGCGGCCACCGTCGACCAGGTCTCCGGCGGTCGCCTGACGCTGGGCCTGGCCCCGGGCAACCGGGAGGACGACTTCGAGGCGGTCGAGCGCCCTTTCTCCCGGCGCGGCCGCGAGTTCGACCGCACGCTCGACCGCATCCACCGCATCTGGTCGGGCGACCCGGCCCACGCGCCGGCCCCGGTCAACGGGGGCGCGATCCCGGTGATCATCGGCGGCGGCAGCGACGCCGCGTTCCGCCGCCTGGTGAGGTGGGGCGCGGGCGGCGCGATCGGCGGGGCCCCGCCGGCCCAGGCGGCCGAGTACGCGGCCCGGGTGCGCGGCGCCTGGCAGGAGGCGGGCCGGCCGGGCGAGCCCCGGATCACGGCTCTGGCCTACTACTCGCTGGGCGCTGACGCCGAGGAGCCCTCGCGGGCGTACCTGCGCGACTACTACGGCTTCATGGGCGACAACGCCGAGTGGGTCGCGGCCAACGCCCTGCGCACGCCCGAGGCGATCCGCGAGGCCGTCGACGGCTTCGCGGCCGCGGGCGTCACCGAGCTCTACCTCGACCCGACGGTGGCCACGCTCGACCAGGTCGACCGCCTCGCCGAGGTGGTCACTCCGTAG
- a CDS encoding trypsin-like peptidase domain-containing protein: protein MTDLLSRTETPSSPWPPAGGPNGPGGPVPPWVPSGPSPSPSPSGGPRRGGRRVAIAAGALVLVLGGGVAGGVIGAQTDRPAAVASTAAATDATTVSTQSATLASVAARTSPSVVTIMVQVPGGTVEGSGVIVDDQGRILTNNHVVAQATGGATVQLSDGRTLPAQILRTDPGHDLALIQVSDASGLTPATLGDSDNVQVGDTVLAFGSPLGLSGTVTSGIVSALDRDAQDLNLFGLIQTDAPINSGNSGGPLVDAAGQVIAINVANASTSQGGGSIGIGFAIPIDEAQSILG, encoded by the coding sequence ATGACCGATTTGCTGAGCCGCACCGAAACCCCGTCGTCTCCCTGGCCGCCCGCTGGCGGCCCCAACGGTCCTGGCGGTCCGGTGCCGCCGTGGGTCCCCAGTGGCCCGTCCCCGTCTCCGTCCCCCTCCGGCGGCCCGCGGCGCGGCGGGCGGCGGGTCGCCATCGCCGCCGGCGCGCTCGTGCTCGTGCTCGGAGGTGGGGTGGCCGGCGGCGTGATCGGCGCCCAGACCGACCGGCCCGCCGCCGTCGCCAGCACGGCCGCCGCGACCGACGCGACCACCGTGTCCACCCAGTCGGCGACGCTCGCCTCGGTCGCCGCCCGCACGTCACCCAGCGTCGTCACGATCATGGTGCAGGTGCCGGGCGGGACCGTCGAAGGCTCCGGCGTGATCGTCGACGACCAGGGCCGGATCCTGACCAACAACCACGTGGTCGCGCAGGCCACCGGCGGGGCGACCGTGCAGCTGTCCGACGGCCGTACGCTGCCCGCCCAGATCCTGCGTACCGACCCGGGTCACGACCTGGCGCTGATCCAGGTCTCCGACGCCTCCGGCCTGACGCCCGCGACGCTCGGCGACAGCGACAACGTGCAGGTCGGCGACACGGTGCTCGCCTTCGGCAGCCCGCTCGGCCTCTCCGGCACCGTCACCTCCGGCATCGTCTCGGCGCTCGACCGGGATGCCCAGGACCTCAACCTCTTCGGCCTGATCCAGACCGACGCGCCGATCAACTCGGGCAACTCGGGCGGCCCGTTGGTCGACGCGGCCGGGCAGGTCATCGCGATCAACGTGGCCAACGCCTCGACCTCGCAGGGCGGCGGCTCGATCGGCATCGGCTTCGCGATCCCGATCGACGAAGCGCAGTCGATCCTTGGCTGA
- a CDS encoding DNA polymerase IV — MTGWILHVDMDQFVAAVEILRRPELRGRPVVVGGAGDPTARRQVVSTASYEARAFGVHSGMPLRRAAQLCPEAVFLPTDPAAYSEASQRVMAVLRRFPVDVEVWGWDEAFAGGDITDPQALAAEMKAAVFAETGLSCAIGIGENKQQAKIAARFAKPGGIHTLTTATWMAVMGERPAADLWGIGPKTARKLDELGLHTVAQLAATPVDALVERFGPRQAAWLPVAAAGGGDTAISTEPWVARSRSKENTYAEDLSELAEISREVGAMARALTAEVVADGREITHVAVKVRYVSFFTPTREMKLRAGPTTDPEVVEQAAVSLLTKFEWRRPVRLLGVRVNLAMPTE, encoded by the coding sequence ATGACCGGCTGGATCCTGCACGTCGACATGGACCAGTTCGTGGCCGCCGTGGAGATCCTGCGCCGGCCGGAGCTGCGCGGCCGGCCGGTGGTGGTCGGCGGCGCGGGCGACCCGACGGCCCGGCGGCAGGTGGTGTCGACGGCGTCGTACGAGGCCCGCGCCTTCGGTGTCCACTCCGGAATGCCGCTGCGCCGGGCCGCCCAGCTCTGCCCCGAGGCGGTCTTCCTGCCGACCGACCCGGCCGCCTACAGCGAGGCCTCGCAGCGGGTGATGGCCGTGCTGCGCCGGTTCCCGGTCGACGTCGAGGTCTGGGGCTGGGACGAGGCGTTCGCCGGCGGCGACATCACCGATCCGCAGGCGCTGGCCGCCGAGATGAAGGCGGCGGTGTTCGCGGAGACCGGGCTGTCCTGTGCGATCGGCATCGGCGAGAACAAGCAGCAGGCGAAGATCGCGGCCCGGTTCGCCAAGCCCGGCGGGATCCACACGCTCACGACCGCGACCTGGATGGCCGTGATGGGCGAGCGGCCGGCGGCCGACCTGTGGGGCATCGGCCCCAAGACGGCCCGCAAGCTCGACGAGCTCGGCCTGCACACGGTCGCCCAGCTGGCCGCCACGCCCGTGGACGCGCTGGTCGAGCGGTTCGGCCCGCGCCAGGCGGCCTGGCTGCCGGTGGCGGCCGCCGGCGGCGGTGACACGGCGATCAGCACGGAGCCGTGGGTGGCCCGCTCGCGGAGCAAGGAGAACACGTACGCCGAGGACCTGTCGGAGCTGGCCGAGATCTCCCGCGAGGTCGGTGCGATGGCCCGCGCGCTGACGGCCGAGGTGGTCGCCGACGGGCGCGAGATCACCCACGTGGCGGTGAAGGTGCGCTACGTCAGCTTCTTCACGCCGACCCGGGAGATGAAGCTGCGGGCCGGGCCGACCACCGACCCCGAAGTGGTCGAGCAGGCGGCCGTGAGCCTGCTGACCAAGTTCGAATGGCGGCGGCCCGTACGCCTGCTCGGGGTGCGGGTGAACCTGGCGATGCCTACGGAGTGA